The Erigeron canadensis isolate Cc75 chromosome 4, C_canadensis_v1, whole genome shotgun sequence genome window below encodes:
- the LOC122596513 gene encoding cysteine-rich receptor-like protein kinase 15 codes for MFLSQIILLWIPTVIVFTASAAEFQTHSCGPSTTRQENTAYFLNVIKVLESLASDMNVNPEKFLTRSVGTGQQDMAYGLYLCRKDLTPNDCRNCLINARKDIKKSCPLSKAAVAWSDHCMLRYANYLISSKMESEPYVPECNKINITENISEQRRFWDDTKRLMGRLSSKCSEDENKYAFDNVTYNDTTTIYGYVQCTPDLTHDSCLQCLQVSIDRLEKNCYGRQGARVLAASCNVRFEIYEILPPTALVPSFDTPGKKNTSKIVSAAIVSVFGFLLLIAGIYYLWVMKKRHHHNTSRGLIDETDESDMITEQSIQFDLGVIEAATNSFSIHHKIGEGGFGGVYKGVLPNGQEIAVKRLSKSSGQGALEFKNEVVLLAKLQHRNLVRLLGFCLQAEEKILIYEYVPNHSLDFFLFDPTKQVQLDWSKRYKIIGGIARGMLYLHEDSRLRIIHRDLKASNILLDEDMNPKIADFGMARIVFGNQTQAMTNRIVGTFGYMSPEYAMHGHFSVKSDVFSFGVLVLEIISGKKNTGIFQSGYTDLLCHAWSKWKNGEPIDILDPNVVDYISKIEVLRCINIALLCVQEDVELRPSMASVVLMLNSNSVVLPLPQNPPFVSQYRVRHDMPMPESDTSSGMIWPAETSLITVVHPR; via the exons ATGTTCCTTTCCCAAATAATCTTGCTGTGGATTCCTACTGTTATAGTATTCACAGCAAGTGCAGCTGAATTTCAAACACACTCCTGTGGCCCCAGCACCACAAGACAAGAAAACACTGcttattttttaaatgtcaTCAAAGTCCTCGAATCACTTGCTTCAGATATGAACGTAAACCCAGAAAAATTCTTAACCCGGAGTGTTGGAACCGGTCAACAAGACATGGCATACGGGTTATACCTTTGTCGGAAAGATCTTACCCCAAATGATTGTCGTAACTGCTTGATTAACGCTCGTAAAGACATCAAAAAGTCATGTCCATTATCAAAAGCTGCAGTCGCATGGAGTGATCACTGCATGCTGAGATACGCAAATTATTTGATATCCTCTAAGATGGAGTCGGAGCCGTATGTACCTGAGTGCAATAAGATTAACATTACCGAAAATATTTCAGAACAAAGACGGTTTTGGGATGATACTAAGCGTTTGATGGGCCGATTATCAAGCAAGTGTTCAGAGGATGAAAACAAGTATGCATTTGACAACGTAACCTATAATGACACGACAACGATTTATGGATATGTTCAGTGCACACCAGATTTAACACATGATAGTTGTTTGCAATGTCTCCAAGTGAGTATAGACCGTTTGGAAAAGAATTGTTACGGTAGACAAGGAGCACGAGTTTTAGCTGCAAGTTGCAATGTTAGATTCGAGATTTATGAGATCTTACCTCCCACGGCATTAGTACCTTCATTTGATACTCCAG GGAAAAAGAATACTTCAAAAATTGTAAGTGCAGCCATTGTTTCTGTATTCGGTTTTCTTCTACTAATCGCGGGTATATACTATCTATGGGTAATGAAGAAGAGGCATCATCACAACACGTCTCGTGGTTTGATTGATGAAACTG ATGAGAGTGACATGATAACTGAGCAATCGATACAATTCGATTTGGGCGTCATTGAAGCAGCAACAAACAGTTTTTCTATTCATCATAAAATAGGTGAAGGTGGATTTGGAGGGGTATACAAG GGGGTTCTTCCAAATGGGCAAGAAATAGCAGTGAAGAGGCTATCGAAAAGTTCGGGACAGGGTGCATTGGAGTTCAAGAATGAAGTAGTGTTACTTGCCAAGCTGCAACACAGAAATTTAGTCAGACTTTTGGGATTCTGCCTTCAAGCTGAGGAGAAGATTCTTATCTATGAATATGTTCCTAACCATAGTCTTGACTTCTTCTTATTTG ATCCTACAAAACAAGTGCAACTAGATTGGTCAAAGCGTTACAAAATAATTGGAGGAATTGCGAGAGGGATGCTATACCTACATGAAGATTCTAGATTAAGAATCATTCATCGTGATCTCAAGGCTAGCAACATCTTGTTAGACGAAGACATGAATCCTAAAATTGCAGATTTTGGAATGGCAAGAATTGTTTTCGGAAATCAAACACAAGCAATGACAAATAGAATAGTTGGAACTTT TGGGTACATGTCACCAGAATATGCAATGCACGGCCACTTTTCCGTGAAGTCAGACGTGTTTAGTTTTGGTGTCTTAGTTCTTGAGATTATTAGTGGCAAGAAAAATACAGGGATCTTTCAATCAGGCTACACGGATCTTCTATGTCAT GCTTGGAGTAAGTGGAAGAATGGAGAACCAATCGATATACTGGATCCGAATGTAGTGGACTATATTTCAAAAATTGAAGTCTTGCGCTGTATAAATATCGCGTTATTATGTGTccaagaagatgttgaactaAGACCTTCGATGGCTTCAGTGGTCCTCATGCTGAATAGTAACTCGGTTGTTTTACCTTTGCCGCAAAATCCCCCCTTTGTGTCTCAGTATAGAGTTAGACATGATATGCCAATGCCAGAATCAGATACTAGTAGTGGTATGATTTGGCCTGCTGAAACTTCACTTATTACTGTTGTACATCCACGATAA